A stretch of DNA from Basfia succiniciproducens:
ATCGGCGATAACGTAGGTTACGGTTTACGCATGCAAAATATTGCTAAAGAAGAACGTAAACAACGCATTAGAGAAGCTCTCGAACTAGTGGACTTAGCCGGTTTTGAGGACCGCTTTGTCGATCAGATTTCAGGCGGTCAACAACAACGTGTTGCCTTGGCACGCGCTTTAGTGCTCAAACCAAAAGTCTTATTATTCGACGAACCTTTAAGTAACCTGGATGCTAACCTGCGCCGTTCAATGCGTGAGAAAATTCGCGAATTACAACAAAGTCTAAGTATTACTTCACTTTACGTTACCCACGACCAAACCGAAGCCTTTGCCGTATCCGATGAAGTTATTGTAATGAATAAAGGGAAAATCGTGCAAAAAGCGCCGGCGAAAGAATTGTATCAACAACCGAATTCGCTGTTCCTTGCGAATTTCATGGGTGAAAGCAGTATTTTCAACGGTCAATTGCAAGGAAACCAGGTAACCTTAAACGGCTATCAATTTACACTACCGAATGCGCAGCAATTCAACCTGCCGAACGGCGATTGCCTGGTGGGGATTCGTCCGGAAGCGGTAACCTTAAAAGAAACCGGCGAGCCGTCTCAACAATGTTCAATTAAAACCGCCGTTTACATGGGCAACCATTGGGAAATTGTAGCGGACTGGGCGGGTCAAGATTTGCTCATTAACGCCAACCCGGAAGTATTCAATCCGGAACAAAAACAGGCTTATGTACACTTGTCCTCCCACGGCGTATTCTTACTCAAAAAAGAATAACCTAATTCTAAAATAAAAAGTGCGGTGAAAATTTCAAAACTTTTGAAAAAATCACCGCACTTTTTTATATCCAAAAGCCTTAGCCAATCACAGAATAAACTTTGAATTTATTGGTTTGCGCCAATACCTTATGCCCGCCGAAATACTCATCCAATAAATCGGGATAAGGCAGGAAAGCATTGGCAACAATACGCAATTCGCCACCGGGCACTAAATGCCATTTTGCATTACTAATCAACTCCCGGACCGCACGATAAGCGGTATCAATACCGTCATGAAACGGCGGATTGGAAATAATTAAATCAAATTTACCTTCCACATGAGAAAAGACGTCGCTTGCCAGAACCTGCCCGCTCAACTTGTTTTCAAGCATTGTTCGCTCCGCCGAAGCAAGCGCCATTGCATGAATATCGGTCATAGTTACCTTAGTTTGCGGATTTTTCAATTTAATCATAGAGCCGATAACCCCGGCGCCACAGCCTAAATCCAGCACATTCCCGCGAATATTATCCTTTACTGTGGAAAGCAGTAGCTGAGTGCCGACATCCAACTCATTTGCGCTGAATACGCCCGGCAAACTATAAACGATTAACTCGCCTAATTGCGGACTGCGGTAAGTTTTCCAAAAATTTTCAAGCTCAAAGTTCGGCTGCTTTTGCAAAGTAAAATGATATAACCCGCATCGGCGAGCGCTGTCAATTTTGCCGATATCACCAAAATGAGCCAGCATTTTTTCCGCCGACCGCACACCGCTTCGGTTCTCGCCGATGATCAGCACTTCCTGTCCGACGGGGGCGTTTGCCAGCAACTGCATTAACTGGAACTGCACTTCCTGCTTATTTTTCGTCCAATAATAAACGATTAAATCGGCCCTTCCTGTAAAAATTACGGAAAAATCCACCGCACTTTTTCCCTGAATCTGATTCACATAATCAAAATACCATGACCATATTTTCACCGACCGGCATTGAGATTGAATTTTTTGCGGAAAATCGTCATTCACCCCACCAGCCAATAAAACGCTTTTATCGGCAAAAAGCGGCAAATGACGTTCCAGCACCTGGCTTTCAAGAGAAATCATTTTGGAAAATTCCTAGCAGATAAGTTAAAATAAAAGAGCTTCATTATATAAGAAATCAACCCTTAAACAAAACGAAGAGTTTATTATGCCGGTTTAAACTTATTCTCAAGGTTCGGATTGGATTGATAACATATCGCCGATAATCCGACTAATAACCACAATTTAATTTTACGGGAAAAAAAGTGAATCGACGGGATCATCTTTTACAGGAATTGGGGATTACTCAATGGCAATTACGTCGTCCTGACGTATTGAAAGGGGCGATAAATATCGCCGTGGAAGAACATATTCGCCTGCTGGTTATTGCCGAATGCACATTAAGTGCCCGTGATTTTTTTATTCAAGATGTGCTACGTAGCGCCGAAATCAAGCTACAAGATTGTTTATTTTTGACTTTTTCGCAGGCGGCGCATTTGACGGTGCAGCATCCCGTTAATTATTGGTTATTATCTGATGAACAAGGGATAATCGAGCAAACTTTGACATTTTGTACGTTACAAAATTCTCTTTGGCAAACGCCGGATTTGCCGCGATTAAAGCTGGATCGGCGCGCAAAACAAGCCCTTTGGAAACAAATTCAAACTTCGTTATAAATTATGACTGAAATTTCACCAATTCAGGCAGAGGATTTCGATCGCCTGTTTGAAATCGAACAAGCGGCGCATTTAGTGCCATGGTCAATGGGTACGCTGCAAAACAATCAGGGGGAACGCTATCTTAATCTTAAGAGCTCCGTTCAAAATCATATTGCGGGCTTTGCTATATGCCAAACCGTGTTGGATGAGGCGACTTTATTTAATATTGCTATTGACCCCGTTTGTCAGGGGCAAGGAATCGGCAAAGCCCTATTAAGTGAGCTGATTAAGCGGTTACGGGAAAAAAATGTGGCGACTTTGTGGTTGGAAGTACGGGAGTCAAATCAAACGGCTAAACGACTTTATGACCGATTAGGTTTTAATGAAGTGGATATTCGTAAAAATTATTACCCTACACCCGACGGCGGCAGGGAAAATGCCATTGTAATGGCGTTATATTTATAACGTACCTAAAAAAACTGCGGTATTTCTTACCGCAGTTTTTTTATTAGTAAAGCCTGAGATTATTTAGCGTAACGTTTGAACACTAATGTAGCGTTCGTACCGCCGAAACCAAAGCTGTTTGACATCACGGTTTGTAAACCTGCATTTTCTTTTGTTTCGGTAACGATATTTAAACCTTCGGCCTGCTCGTCTAATGTTTCGATGTTAATGCTTGGGGCGATAAAGTCGTTGTGTAACATTAATAACGTATAAATCGCTTCGTGCGCACCAGCCGCACCTAACGAGTGACCTGTCATGGATTTTGTTGAAGAAATTGCCGGTTTGGCTTCACCAAATACATTTCTGATTGCGCCTAATTCTTTCACGTCACCAACCGGTGTTGAAGTACCGTGAACGTTGATATAGTCGATCGGCGTATCAATATTCGCCATCGCTTGTTTCATGCAACGTTCCGCACCTTCGCCGCTTGGCGCTACCATGTCGTAACCGTCTGAAGTCGCGCCGTAGCCTACGATTTCCGCATAAATTTTTGCACCGCGGGCAAGAGCGTGTTCTAATTCTTCAACAACAACAACCGCACCGCCGCCGGCAATAACGAAACCGTCACGATCCGCATCATAAGCGCGAGACGCTTTTTCCGGGGTTTCATTATATTTGGTTGAAACGGCACCCATTGCATCGAATTGTGCCGCTCCTTCCCAGGATAATTCTTCCGCACCGCCTGCGAAAACAATATCTTGTTTACCTAATTGAATTAACTCAAAGGCATTACCGATACAATGTGCCGAAGTTGCACAAGCGGAACTGATAGAATAGTTAACGCCTTTAATTTTGAACGGAGTTGCCAAACAAGCGGAAACACTTGAAGACATGGTTTTAGTTACCGCATAAGGACCAATTGCTTTAACACCACGGGAACCGCGTGCCGCATCGGCCGCTTTCACCTGATAATGCGCCGAACCGATACCGGCACCGATAACAAGACCTGTACGCTCATTAGAAACCTGATCTTCGCTAAGACCTGCATCTTCAATAGCTTCTTTCATTGACAGGTAGGCATAAGCGGCGGCATCACCCATAAAACGATAAATTTTACGATCAATTAATTCGGCAGGATTTAACTTAACTGTTCCGGCGACATGGCTACGCATACCCATTTCTACAAAACTCGGTACGATTTCAATTCCTGATTTACCTGCTTTTAAAGAAGCTAAAACTTCTTCTTTATTATTACCGATGCTTGAAATTACACCAAAACCTGTAATCACTGCTCTTTTCATTATTTTTTCCTTATCTGTTCAAGAGAAACATTGAAATATTTCAACTTACATTTGTTAGCTGAAAGCTAATTTACTATGAATATAAAATATTGCAAGTATTAATTTTAACATACGACCAGTAAACAAAAAATCGCTAATTCGCGCCATTTTGGTATTCATTCCGATTTAAGCGTATCATAAGAGCTTATGAAGTAAGAAATAAAGGAAATTTGTCTCTATGTTGAAAGTTACCGCCGCCCATATTCATTTTAATCGGGACAATACGCCCGTTTCGGAGCAATTTGATGATATTTATTTTTCAACCGCAGACGGACTTGAAGAAAGCCGCTATGTTTTTCAGGAAGGCAATAATTTATGGCGACGCTGGTTACAATTCGGCGAAAATCATTTTGTTATCGCGGAAACTGGATTCGGCACCGGATTAAACTTTTTGGCGGTTACCGCATTATTCAGAGAATTCCGGACGCAATATCCCGACAGCCCGTTAAAACGGTTGTTTTTTATTTCATTTGAAAAATATCCGATGAGTTGTGCCGATTTAAGATCGGCTCATCAGGCTTATCCGCAATTTAATTCCCTTGCCGAACAACTGCGACAAAACTGGTTACAACCCATTGTCGGCTGTTATCGTTTTCATTTTGAAGAAACCGCATTGGATCTATGGTTCGGTGATATTGCGGACAATCTGCCCCAACTCGGCGATTACATGGTAAATAAAATAGACGCCTGGTTTTTAGACGGTTTTGCACCGAGCAAAAATCCTGAAATGTGGAACGAGAATTTATATAAACAAATGTTCCGCTATACCAAACCGGCAGGCACGTTCGCTACCTTTACGGCGGCAAGTGCGGTGAAAAAAGGTTTAGAATCTGCCGGTTTCAGCTTGCAGAAAAGAAAGGGGTTCGGCAAAAAACGGGAATGTTTACAGGGCTTCAAACCCTTGAATGCCGAACAAAATCCGGTGGTACATACGCCTTGGTTGCTTTCGCGAAGCGCAACCTTATCTGAAAATACCGATATTGCCATTATCGGCGGCGGAATTTCCTCACTTTTTAGCGCAATTTCGCTGTTGCAGCGGGGTGCAAATGTTACGCTTTATTGCGAAGACCAACAGCCTGCGCTCAACGCTTCGGGCAATAAACAAGGGGCGTTTTATCCTCAATTAAGCGACGACGATATTCATAATATCCGTTTTTATATTCATGCTTTTGCCTACGGGCAACAACAATTACGTTGGGCGATTCAACAAGGCATTGAATTTGAACATGAATTTTGCGGCGTAGCACTTTGCGCTTATGATGAAAAAAGTGCGGTCAAATTAGCGAAAATTTCTGACTACGATTGGGATACCAGTTTATATCAACCTTTAAATCAACAGGAATTAAGCGAAAAAGCGGGGTTGCCATTGCCGTGCGGCGGCGGCTTTATTCCGCAAGGCGCTTGGTTAGCGCCCCGTCAATTTGTACAAAACGGCTTTGCCTTTGCGCAAAAGTGCGGTCTGAAATTAAAAACTTTTGAAAAAATTACCGCACTTTCACAAAGTGAAAAGGGCTGGATTCTGCATAACGATAAAAACGAGCAATTTCATCATGAGACGGTAATTATTGCCAACGGGCATAAACTCAAACAATTCACCCAAACCTCCCGCATTCCCGTTTATTCGGTACGCGGTCAAGTGAGCCAAATTCCCACTTCAAGCCAATTGCTAAAATTAAAATCCGTGCTTTGTTATGACGGTTATCTCACACCGGCGGATCAGGCGAAACAATTTCACTGTATCGGAGCAAGCCATGTGCGGGATTGTGAAGACCGCGATTTCAGCCTGCAGGAACAGCAAGAAAATCAGGCTAAAATTCAGCTGAATATTGCGGAAGACTGGACGAAAGAAGTGAACACCGCCGATAATCTTGCCCGCACCGGCATTCGCTGTGCCGTTCGCGATCGGATTCCGCTGGTCGGCAATGTACCGGACTTTGAGCGGCAAGCGGATGAGTACCGTAACATTTTTAATTTGCGCCGCCGCAAACAGTTTATCCCGCAGGCGGCGGTATTTGAAAATCTCTATTTGGTAGGCGCTTTAGGTTCAAGGGGTTTAACTTCCGCGCCGTTGCTCGGCGAAATTTTGGCGTCTATGATTTATGGAGAACCGATTCCTTTAAGCGAAGATATTCTGCATTGTCTGAATCCGAACCGCAGCTGGATGCGGAAACTATTGAAAGGCACGCCGGTAAAATAACTTACCCCAATCTTAATGCTAGGCTTGCGGTGCAAAAATCCGCAAGCTTAGTTATTTAACCCCAAACGTTCCAAATGATAAGAACCGTTTAAAATGCGCCGCCACCAAGATTTATTCGTCAAATACCATTGCAAAGTTTTCCGCATACCGGATTCGAAACTTTCTTCGGCTCGCCAGTCTAATTCACGGTTGATTTTGCTTGAATCAATGGCATAACGAAGATCATGCCCCGGGCGATCGGCAACATAGCAAATCAGATCTTCATACTTCATTACACCTGCGGGTTTATTCGGCACCAGTTCTTCCAATAAAGTACAAAGGGTTTTCACCACCTCTATATTGCTTTTCTCGTTATTGCCGCCAATATTATAAGTCTCGCCCACTCTCCCCTCGGTCAGTATTTTATACAAAGCCCGCACATGATCTTCCACAAACAGCCAATCGCGAATTTGTAAACCCTTACCATAAACAGGTAAAGGTTTGCCTTCCAGCGCATTTAAAATCATTAAAGGAATCAGTTTTTCCGGAAACTGAAACGGGCCGTAATTATTTGAGCAATTGCTCACAATCGTCGGCAAACCATAAGTGCGATGCCACGCCCGCACTAAATGATCGGCGGACGCTTTCGAGGCCGAATAAGGGCTTGAAGGCGAATAAGGCGTTTCTTCCGTAAATAAAGCGTTTTTATCGGCTAAATCGCCATAAACTTCATCGGTGGAAATATGATGAAAACGAAAAGTTTTTTTTCTTTCGGTATCCAGCCGGTTCCAATAATGACGAGCGGCTTCAAGCAGCCTATAGGTGCCGACAATATTGGTTTGAATAAAAATTCCGGCGCCGTCAATGGATCGATCCACATGGCTTTCCGCCGCCAAATGCATGACTGCATCGGGCTGATGATCGGCAAAAATGCGATCTAAGGCGGCACGATCACAAATATCCGCCCGTTCAAAACTATAACGCGGATTTAAAGAAACGGTCTCTAAGGAATCCAAATTTGCGGCATAAGTCAGCTTATCCAGATTAATCACCTCATCCTGCCGCTGATTAATAATGTATCGAATCAATGCGGAACCGATAAACCCCGCTCCGCCTGTTACTAAAATTTTCATATTAAACTCAACTCATATTGGTATGGCAATTTTAACAATCTTTATCGATAAAAAAGTGCGGTGAAAAATCCTGAAATTTTCACCGCACTTTTAGCGCTATGGCTTATAGATGAACTCGACACCTTCGTCATCTTCTTCCGACCAATCATCGTCCCAATCTTCTTCGTCATCAAAACCACGTTCGGATAATTGTTCGTTATGATAGTCATCCCATTTGAATTTCACTTCTTCCGCCGCTTTTTCTTCCTCTTCAACTTCACGAGGATTCGCTTCGATGAAATCCATAATGTCACGAATTAACTGCGGGATATTTTTACCGGTCGCCGCCGAAATAAGGTAATAGTCCTCTTCCCAGCCCAATCGTTCGGTAATGTCTTTTGCCCGCTCAGCCGCTTCTTCATCGCTTATGGTATCGATTTTATTGAATACCAACCAACGCGGCTTATCCGCCAGTTTTTCGCTGTATTGAAACAATTCGCTTTCAATAATACCGATATTGTCCGCCGGATCGCTTTCATCAATCGGTGCAATATCCACTAAATGAATCAATACGCGGCAACGCTCTAAATGTTTTAAGAAACGAATTCCTAAGCCGGCGCCTTCGGAAGCGCCTTCAATCAAACCGGGAATATCCGCCACCACGAAACTGCGATTGGCGTCAACGCGGGCAACCCCTAAACTCGGCACCAATGTGGTGAACGGGTAATCGGCCACTTTCGGTTTTGCAGCCGAAACCGCACGGATAAAAGTTGATTTACCCGCATTCGGCAAACCCAGCATCCCTACATCAGCTAACAACATCAGTTCGAGTTGTAAATCGCGTTTCTCACCCGGCGTGCCCATGGTTTTTTGACGAGGGGCGCGATTTACGGAAGATTTAAAACGCGTATTACCCAAACCGTGATAACCGCCTTTCGCTACTAATAATTTAGCACCGTTTTTAGTTAAATCGCCGATAATCTCTTTCGTATCGTTATCAATCGCTCTCGTCCCCACCGGCACGCGCAACGTAATATCTTTACCGCGATGACCGGTACAATTTGAACTGCGCCCGTTTTCTCCGCGTTCCGCCGCAAAACGTTTTTCAAAACGATAGTCAATCAAGGTGTTGAGGTTTTCATCGGCAATCAAATAAACGTCGCCGCCGTCGCCACCATCGCCGCCGTCAGGCCCACCTTTCGGGATATATTTTTCGCGGCGGAAACTCACGCAACCGTTACCGCCGTCACCAGCTTCAATACGAATTAAAGCTTCATCAATAAATTTCATCTTTTCTTACCTTTTATACTTAAATAATTTATATCCCACCGCTGAGATAATTGCTCCTAATACTACAACAAATGCCCCGATATAACTAACAGTATTTAAATGGGGCATCGCAAAATGCGCGGGATCCAGCCCATGTAAAATTCTGGAAAATAAGATTGTAAATAGCGGCACTAAGGTAACCACTACGCTGACTTTTGAAACATCCCAACGATTTAACGCTTCGGCATAAGCGCCATAACCGATAAGCGTATTTAGACAACAATAAATAAAACAACCCAACGCAAAACCGCTTAACCCCTGAATCTGCGAAAATTGCGCAAAAGGACATAATACAATTACGCAACCCGTGTACATAATGAGCAAAATCTGTTGTGCGGTAAATTGCCGCGACATAAGTTTTTGGGCCATACCGTAAGCCACCCAAACCACAGCGGCGCTAACGCTTAACAGAATTCCGGTAGAATACATATTCAAACCGAACAGCATGTCAAATTTATCGTTAAAGAATAAACCCAATCCTAAAATCAGGATGAGCAATCCCGCTTTTTGATGAGCGCCAAGTTTTTCTTTAAATACAAACACGCCGCAGATCAACATCATAAATGAAGATAAATGGATAAAAATTTGTGTTATCGCCGGTTCAATATAATTTAATGAAGAATTAAATAAGAAGAAATTGCCCGCCAAACCTAGTACGCCGATCAGAGACAATTTCCAATAACGAGACGTAAACTGCGATAAAGCCGGCAGTTTTTTCTTCCAGGCTAATAATAAAAATAATGCCAGCGAGGCGACAAAAAATCGATACCAAACGATACTCTCCGCCCCCATCACCGTCAGTACATGTTGTAATGCAATCGGCAAAGATCCCCATGCCATTGCGGTAATTAAGGCAAAAATAAAACCTAAGACGGGTTGTTGATTCATTAATCTCTCTCTTTTAACATTTTCAGCTTATGTCCAAGAGCGGATAGCATCGCCCCGGATACAACACAAAACGCCCCTAAATAGCTAATCCAATTCAGTTCGACCGCCACAAAATAATTTGGCGCAATCATCACCGCCAAATGGGAAAACAATAAAGTGAAAATCGGAATTTGGGTTAAAATAGCGCTTACTTTAGACACTTCCCAACGATCTAACGCTTCGGCATAGCAACCATAGGCAATGATCGTATTCACACCGGAAAAAACAAGACATACAAGCTGAAAACCGTCTAATTGATATATTTGCTTGATGTCCGCATTTGGGAAGAAAACAAGAGTACAGCCGATATATATCATCAATAAAATTTGTTGAGAACTTAAATGAGAAAGCAATACTTTCTGTACTATCGCATAAATCACCCAAACAAAACTTGATGCAATAACCATCACCACACCTTTAAAATAAGTATTCAACTGTAAAAAATCGTCTAAACGCTCATTAAAGAATAAGATTAATCCGAGTGATAATACGGCGAGTCCAATCTTTTGATGACGCGCCATTTTTTCTTTAAAAATCAATACACCGGCGAATAACATCATAAAAGAAGATAACGGGCTGAGTACTTGGCTGGTTGTCGGCGGAATATACTTTAAAGCTAAATTATACAAATAAAAATTAACGGATAATCCCGCTATGGCAAGCAGGAGTAACAAAGTATTTTTAGGCGAAATCCGTTTAAAAGTAAAAAATTTGCCGCTAAAACAAAGCAATAAGAGTACGCCAATCGCAGATAAAACAAACCTGTACCAAACGGAAGTTTGAATATCCATAACCTTCACTACCTGTTGCACAAAAAGAGGTAATGAACTCCACATACAGGCGGCAATCAGCCCGAATAGAAAACCTAATAAGGGTTGCTGTTTCATATATTCACGAAGAATTCTTCAGTTAACTGTTTAATTTATAAGTAAAAATCCACTCTTTTAGAAGGTGTTTTTTAGTCAACAATAAAAATGCCCCACATACTTGTGGGGCATTTTAAATTTCATCTATTTGAAATTAATACGTCGCGTTAATTATTCAGTAACGATGCTTACGTATTTACGGCTTTTTTCGCCTTTCACTTCAAATTTTACTTTACCGTCTGCAGTTGCAAATAAAGTATGGTCACGACCCATACCTACATTGCTACCGGCATGGAATTTAGTACCACGTTGACGAACGATAATGCTACCTGCTAACACGGATTCGCCACCGAAACGTTTAACACCAAGGCGTTTAGCTTCAGAATCACGACCGTTACGAGTTGAACCACCAGCTTTTTTAGTTGCCATCTACTTGATCTCCTCTGAAATTATGCTTGAATCCCAGTGATTTTCACTTCTGTGAACCACTGACGATGACCTTGCTGTTTACGACTGTGTTTACGACGACGGAATTTAACGATTTTGATTTTATCGCCACGACCTTGCGCCACAACTTCAGCCACTACTTTCGCGCCAGTAACTACTGGTGCACCAATTTTAACATCTTCACCGTTAACGACCATCAACACTGAATCGAATTCAACCGTTTCACCGGTTGCTTTTTCAAGTTTCTCTAAACGAACAACTTGACCTTCGCTTACACGGTGTTGTTTACCGCCACTTTGGAAAACTGCGTACATAAATACTCCGCTATACCTTGCGCTTATAATGTCTCTGCATTTTATGCGCATTAAAAATCATTTAAATAGGTCGCAAATTCTACGGAAAAACTCCCTTGATAGCAAGCTCTAATTTGCAATAATATGAAAAAATTCTTTATTTGAGCAAAATTGCATTGTTTGCTTTCAGAATTGAAAGAAAATCGGGTAAAATCAACCGCACTTTTCCTATTTAATTACATAAAGAATTGCATAATGACCACCACAAACAATTTAATGGATATAAAAACCATCCAAGCGCTCGTTAGCGACGATATGCAAAAAGTCAACGAAGAAATTCTAGCACAACTCAATTCGGACGTCCCGTTAATTAATCAACTCGGCTATTATATTATTCACAGCGGCGGAAAACGCATTCGCCCGATGATCGCCAACCTTGCGGCAAAAGCCTTAAATTATCAGGATAACAAGCATATTACCTGCGCCGCTTTTATTGAATTTTTACATACGGCGACTCTTTTGCACGATGATGTGGTGGACGAATCCGATATGCGCCGCGGCAATCCTACCGCGAATGCCGAATTCGGTAATGCCGCCAGTGTGCTAGTGGGCGATTATATGCATACCCGTTCTTTCCAAATGATGACCGAACTCGGTTCTTTGCGCATTTTGCAAGTGATGTCTGCGGCGACCAATGTAATTGCGGAAGGCGAAGTCCAACAGTTAATGAACGTACGTGATCCCGATACCACCGAGCAAAACTATATGAAGGTCATTTACAGCAAAACAGCCCGCTTATTTGAAGTTTCCACTCAAACGGTGGCGATTTTGGCCGATGCCGGCGCCGCAATTGAAGAAGGATTGCAAAATTACGGCCGTTATTTAGGCACGGCGTTTCAGTTAGTGGATGATATTCTGGATTACAGCGCCAATGCGGCAACCTTAGGTAAAAACATCGGTGACGATTTAGCCGAAGGTAAACCGACACTGCCGTTGCTACACGCAATGCGCCACGGTAACCCGCAACAAGCCGAGCTTATCCGCAATATCATTTTGCAAGGAGGTAATCGTGATGCCTTAGATGAAGTCCTGACAATTATGCACGAACATAAATCTCTGGATTATGCAATGGAACATGCCAAACAGGAAGCGCAAAAAGCGGTTGACGCCCTTGCGCCGTTACCTGACAACATTTACAAACGAGCAATGATTTCCCTTGCTTATCTTTCGGTCGATCGAGCCTACTAATTTTTTATCCGTAGGACACAATTTGTGTCCTTTTCTATTTTAGCTATTTAGTGAAACCTTATGACAGACGATATTAATGAAATTGTGAAAAGTGCGGTAAATTTTCAGCGAATTTCACAAAAAAAACAAAACGCGCGGAAAGATCCGAACGCCCCTTATGTGCGTCCTAAACTTGAACTGCCCGAAGGGCACAATAAACTTTTGCTGCACACTTGCTGCGCGCCTTGTTCCGGCGAAATAATCGCTGCGGTGAAAGCTTCTGACGTGCAATTTACAATCTTCTTCTACAACCCGAATATTCACCCTCATCGCGAATATTTAATCCGAAAAGATGAAAACAAACGCTTTGCGGATAAAAATAATATTCCTTTTATTGATGCGGATTATGATCGCGACGAATGGTTCAAACGTACCAAAGGACTGGAACATGAACCGGAACGCGGCGCCCGATGCACCAAATGTTTCGATATGCGACTGGAACGTACCGCACTTTATGCCCATGAAAACGGATTTCCGGTGATCGCCACCAGCCTCGGCATTTCACGCTGGAAAAATCAGGAACAGGTTTATGATTGCGGTAGACGTGCCGCCGCCCGATATGAAGACGTAATTTTCTGGGATTTCAACTGGCGTAAAGACGGCGGTTCCGCACGTTCCGACAAACTGCGAAAAGAAGAACGTTTTTATAAGCAGGAATACTGCGGTTGCGTATATTCATTACGGGATACCAATAAATGGCGGGAGTCCAGAGGTTTGGGCAAAATCGAAATCGGTACGGTTTATTATTCCGTTGATGAATAAGCCCCCCTCAGTCACTACGTGACAGCTCCCCCCATAAAGGTGGGAGCGAATTTGATATGCCAATTGAGTTAATTATTCTGTCAATAAGTGTGCTATACGATAGCACGGTTTTCTAATAAGTTTGATACGTGAGAACACGTCGGAAACACGCGCTATCCGAGAACGAT
This window harbors:
- the rplU gene encoding 50S ribosomal protein L21, whose protein sequence is MYAVFQSGGKQHRVSEGQVVRLEKLEKATGETVEFDSVLMVVNGEDVKIGAPVVTGAKVVAEVVAQGRGDKIKIVKFRRRKHSRKQQGHRQWFTEVKITGIQA
- the ispB gene encoding octaprenyl diphosphate synthase; the protein is MDIKTIQALVSDDMQKVNEEILAQLNSDVPLINQLGYYIIHSGGKRIRPMIANLAAKALNYQDNKHITCAAFIEFLHTATLLHDDVVDESDMRRGNPTANAEFGNAASVLVGDYMHTRSFQMMTELGSLRILQVMSAATNVIAEGEVQQLMNVRDPDTTEQNYMKVIYSKTARLFEVSTQTVAILADAGAAIEEGLQNYGRYLGTAFQLVDDILDYSANAATLGKNIGDDLAEGKPTLPLLHAMRHGNPQQAELIRNIILQGGNRDALDEVLTIMHEHKSLDYAMEHAKQEAQKAVDALAPLPDNIYKRAMISLAYLSVDRAY
- a CDS encoding epoxyqueuosine reductase QueH, producing MTDDINEIVKSAVNFQRISQKKQNARKDPNAPYVRPKLELPEGHNKLLLHTCCAPCSGEIIAAVKASDVQFTIFFYNPNIHPHREYLIRKDENKRFADKNNIPFIDADYDRDEWFKRTKGLEHEPERGARCTKCFDMRLERTALYAHENGFPVIATSLGISRWKNQEQVYDCGRRAAARYEDVIFWDFNWRKDGGSARSDKLRKEERFYKQEYCGCVYSLRDTNKWRESRGLGKIEIGTVYYSVDE